In Paracoccus contaminans, the genomic stretch CGGCGGCGTCCACGACGCCCGACATGTAGCTGGGCGGCCCGAAGGATTTGAGGTGGTTGACGACCTCCTCGACCTCCTCGTCCGAGACGAACGGGCCGTGGACGCGGGTGATGCGGCTGCCGCCGGCCATATACAGCATGTCGCCCATGCCCAGCAGCTGTTCGGCGCCCTGCTCGCCCAGGATCGTGCGGCTGTCGATCTTGGAGGTGACCTGGAAACTGATCCGGGTGGGGAAGTTCGCCTTGATCGTGCCGGTGATCACGTCCACCGACGGGCGCTGCGTGGCCATGATGATGTGGATGCCCGAGGCCCGCGCCATCTGCGCCAGCCGCTGGATCGCCGCCTCGATTTCCTTGCCGGCGACCATCATCAGGTCGGCCATCTCGTCGACGATGACGACGATATAGGGGAAGGTCTCGGGCTGGAATTCCTCGGTCTCGAAGACAGGCTCGCCTGTGTCCTCGTCAAAGCCGGTCTGCATTGTGCGCTTGAACATCTCGCCGCGTGAGAGCGCCTCGGACACGCGGGCGTTGTAGCCCTCGATGTTGCGAACGCCCATCTTGGACATCTTGCGATAGCGTTCCTCCATTTCCGACACGACCCATTTGAGGGCCACCACGGCCTTTTTCGGGTCGGTCACGACGGGGGACAGCAGATGCGGGATGCCGTCATAGACCGACAGTTCCAGCATCTTGGGGTCGATCATGATCAGCCGGCATTCGGCCGGCGTCAGCTTGTAGAGCAGCGACAGGATCATGGTGTTGATGGCGACGGATTTGCCCGAACCGGTGGTCCCCGCGATCAGCAGGTGCGGCATCTTGGCAAGGTTCGCCACCACCGGCTCGCCGCCGATGTCCTTGCCCAGGGCAAGGGGCAGCGGCATCGAGCTGTCGCCGAAGGCCCGCGCCGACAGGATCTCGCGCAGCACGACCTTTTCGCGCCGCTGGTTGGGCAGTTCGATGCCGATGACGGTGCGGCCCGGCACGGTGCTGACGCGCGCCGACAGCGCCGACATCGACCGCGCGATGTCGTCGGCCAGCCCGATCACGCGGCTGGCCTTCAGCCCCGGCGCGGGTTCCAGCTCGTACAGCGTCACGACCGGGCCGGGATGGACGGCGGTGATCTGGCCCCGGACGCCGTAATCGTCCAGCACCGCCTCCAGCATGCGGGCATTCTCGGCCAGAGCCTCGGGGCTGGGGGTGTGCCGCTCGATCGTGCCGGGGGCGGCCAGCAGGGCAAGCGCAGGCTTTTCATAGCCGCTTGCCGCCACGTCGAAGGCAAGGCCGGGCTGCGCCTCGGCCGCAGCCTGGCGCGAGGGTGCGGGCTGGCGCGCGGGCGGCATGATGACGCGGCTGGTATCAGTGGGCGGGGCAGGGGGGACCGACTGCGCCCGGCCGGTCAGGCGGGCCGTGACGGCGGACAGGACGGACCGGCCCTCCGCCTCGGCCTCGGCGGAAGGCTCGATCTCTGCCTCGGTGCTGCGGTGGCGGATGGCGTCGCTGATCCGGGCGCTGACCTCGGCGGCATCGGGGGCGTCATCGCCCCGATAGACCGGGCGGTGTTCGACCAGTTCGGATTCCATCGGCGCGGGCGCCGGGGGCGGTGAAGGGGGCGTGGGCACGGGCGAAGCGGCCGGGGCCCCCTGTTCGGGGGCGCGTCGCAGGCGCGCCAGCAGCCCGGCGGGCAGGGTCTGGGGGGCAGGCGCGGTTTCGGCGGCGTCGCCAGCGTCGCCAGCGTCGGCGGTGTCGTTCTGCCGGCGCAGGCGGCGCGCCTCGGCCCGGCGGCGGACCTCGCGCGCGGCGGCCACGGATGCGCTGGCGCCACGGCCGACCAGCGTCATCCCAAGGTCATAGGCGGTGGCCAGCCCCGTGGCCAGGAACCGCCCGATCGCCATCAGCTCGCGCCGGTCGCAGCCCAGCACGAAGGCGCTCATCGCCACTGTCGCAAATGCCGTCACGAAGGCCAGCAGCTTGAGCGCGACCGCCGCCGGAAAGGGCACGATCCCCATCATTGCGCCCATGACCATGTCGCCCAGGTGCCCGCCCAGCCCGAAAGGCTGCGTCCAGTCGGCCGGCGGCACCATCGCCGTCGCATGCAGCGAGGCCAGCACCATCGCGATCGGGGTGAAGACGGCGCGCATCAGGCGCTCCTCCCCCCGGTGCAGCATCAGCCGCAGACCCCAGACCACCCCCGCCAGCGGCAGCATCCAGCTGCCATAGCCGACAATCATGAACAGGGCCGAGGCGACATAGGCGCCGAACCGCCCCAGCAGGTTCTGCGCCGCCTGATCGGTCGCCATCCCGATGCCCGGATCGTCTGGCGAATAGGATGTCAGGATCATCGCCATCAGCACGCTGACCACGATCAGGCCGGCGCCGACAAGCTCTTTGCCACGGCGCTGCAATGCCACCTGAGTGGTCTGGTCGAACAGCGGATCGCGGTGCTTAGCCTGCCAGCTGGCCATCCTCATCCCTTCCCGTAAAGCGTGTCGCGGATGCGGGTCAGCGCATCAGCGGTTTCCGCGGCCGGCCCGACCAGGGCGACGCGGATGAATCCGCGTCCGGGGTTGCCCGCCTCGGTGTCGCGCGACAGATAGGCCCCGGGCAGCACCTGCACGCCCGCCTCGGCCCAAAGCCGGCGGGCCGCCGCCTCTCCGTCATCGACGGGCAGCCACAGGAAGAACCCGCCCGCCGGGGGCAGGTATCCCGGCACATTGCCGAAGATGCGGTCGGCGATGGCGTATTTTTCCTGATACAGCGCCCGGTTGGCGGTGACGTGATCTTCGTCCGCCCAGGCGGCCTCGCTGACGCGCTGGTGGGGCAGGGGGATGGGCGCGCCGGCATAGCTGCGCAAGACGCGAAAGCGCGCGATCGCCTCGGCCGACCCGGCCGCAAAGCCCGAGCGCAGCCCCGGCAGGTTCGAGCGCTTGGACAGCGAATTGAACATCACCACCCTGTGCGCCAGCCCCATGCCCTCGGCCACCGCAAGGGCGCCGGGTGGCGGGGTGTCACGCCAGATCTCGGAATAGCACTCGTCGGAAAAGATCAGGAAATCGTGCCGCTCGGCCAGATCGACCAGCCGTTCCAGATAGTCGCGGCCCGCGACCGTGCCCTGGGGGTTGGCGGGCGAGCACAGATAGCAGATCGCCGCGGTATCCAGCAGGGACGCGTCCAGCGCCGTGAAATCGGGCAGATGCCCCGTCGCGGCAGCCGCATTCACGAAGACGGGCCGCGCGCCCACCGCCGCGGCGGCGACGGCATAGACCTGATAGAACGGGTTCGGGATCAGCACCGCCGGCCGGGCGCCGTTCTTGCGTTCGGGGCACAGCGCCAGCGCGGCGTTGAACAGCCCCTCGCGCGTGCCGTTCAGCGCCGTGATGCGCTCTGGCCCGACCTCGATCCCGTGGCGCGTGCCGATCCAGCCGGAAATCGCCGCCAGCAGCTGCGGCGTGCCGTCATTGGGGGGATACTTGCCCAGCTCGTCCACCGTGCGCGCCAGCACGGGGGCGACGAAATCAGGGATTCCGTGGCGCGGCTCGCCAATGGTCATCACCACGGGATCGGGGCCGGGGGTCACATCGGACAGCAGTTTCCGCAGGCGCGGAAATGCGTAGTCCGGCAGGTTCGAGAACCGCTCGGGGGAAATCATTGCTGCCTCATAGCCGCGGGATCGTGCCGTCCCGTTGGCATGCAGAGTATCGGCAAAGCCGCGATGCGTCCAGCGCGGCCGGACCGGTCTGCCCCGCGCCTATCGCCCCAGCGCCGATTCGATCGCCGCCGCCACGCGCAAGAGCCTGCGGTCTTCGCCCGCCGCGCCCAGCGCCATCAGCCCGCAGGCCGGACGGCGGGTCGGCAGCGTGATCGCCGGCAGGCCCATCAGGTTGCCGATGCGCGTATTGCGCAGCGCGAGCAGGTTTTCTGCGGCAAAGAAGGCGCCATCCGATTCGAGCCGCGCCGCCTCGGGCGGCAGGATCGGGGCGGTGGGCAGCAGCACGGCATCAAAGCCCGCGACCGCCGCCGCCCATTCGGCACGCAGCCGATCGAGCTGGTGCCAGCCGGCGACGTAGTCGGCCGCCGAGACCGCGCGCCCGCCGCGGAAGCGTTCGAGAATCGGCGGATACATCAGCTCGGGCGCCGCCTCGATCTGGGCGCGCCACTGGCCATAGGCCTCGGGGGCGAACAGGATGCCGGCCAGGTCCATGGCCTGCGCCGCGCAGGGGGGCGCGGCATGGGTGATGCGCGCGCCCGCCGCGGCAAGGGCGGCAAGGGCTTCCTCGAATGCGGCGACGGGTGCCTCGCGTGCGCCATCAAAGGGCACGCCGTCCAGCACCATCAGGCGCAGCCCGCCCGGCTCGGCGCCGCGCAGGTCGGCGCCCGGCCCGCCCCGGATCAGGGCAAACAGCGCGGCGCAATCCTCGACACTGCGGGCCAGCGGCCCGGCCACGTCAAAGCGGGCGCAGAGCGGCAGCACCCCCGCCATGTCCACCGCCCCCGGCGTCGGCTTGAAGCCGACCAGCCCGTTCCAGGCCGCGGGCAGGCGGATCGAGCCGCCCGTATCCGTCCCGATGGCCGCCGCCGCCAGCCCCAGCGCCACCGACACCGCCGCCCCCGCGGACGAGCCGCCTGCGACAAGGCCCGCGTCATAGGCATTGGGCACCGTCGCCACGGGCGGGTTCAGCCCCAGGCCCGAAAACGCCAGTTCGGTCATGTGGGTCTTGCCCAGGCAGACGCTGCCCTGCGCGGTGGCCGCGCCGAGGATTGCGGCATCGGCGGCCGGCACCCGCCCCTCGAGCAGCAGCGATCCCGCCTCGGTCGGCACGCCCGCGCTGTCGATGTTGTCCTTCCAGCTGAGCGCGATGCCATCCAGCAGCCCGCGCCTGAGCTGCGCCCGCGCCCGGTCATGGGCGGCGATCGCCTCGGCCCGCGCGCGCTCGGGCGTCAGGCGGGCATAGATGCGCTGGCCCAGCGGGTGGGCCGCCGCCGCATCAAGATAGCCCTCGGTCAGGTCCAGCGGACTGACCAGCCCGGCCATGATCGCCCGCCCCTGTCCCGTCGCCGTCGCCTTCAGCCAGTCCATGTCCGCCCCTGCTTGCCCTGCGGAAGGCTAGCGGGGCGGCCGCTGGCCGGCAATGGCGCATGGACGCTGCCGGGGCGCGCGGCTAGGGTGGCGGGCATGAGCATGGATCACGATGTCATCATCGCGGGCGGCGGGCTGAACGGCCCGGCGCTGGCGCTGGCGCTGGCGGGCGCGGGGCTGTCTGTCGCGGTCATCGACGCGCGGCCCGCGGCGGCGCGCGCGCAGGGCGGCTTTGACGGGCGCGCCTACGCACTGGCGCTGGCCTCGCGGCGGCTGCTGGCGGGCCTGGGCCTTTGGGCCGGGCTGGCGCCGGACGCCCAGCCCATCCTCAAGGTCGCCGCCGCGCAGGGCGAGGCGGGCGAGGGCTCCGGCCCCTTGCGCCTGCTGTTCGACAGCGCCGAGATCGAGGAAGGCCCTGTCGGCCACATGCTCGAGGACCGCTTTCTCTATGCCGCGCTGCTGGCGGCGATGGCGGGGCGCGTCACCCACCTGCCCGGCCGCCGGGTGGTGGGGCAGAACGCCCATCCCGGTCACGCCGCCGTCACGCTGGACGATGGAACGTCGCTGGTCGGGCGGCTGCTGGTGGGCGCGGACGGGCGCGGATCGGGCGTTGCCGCCCGCGCCGGCATCGCGCGGCGCGGTTGGGGCTATGGCCAGACTGCGCTGGTCGCCGCCGTCGATCACGAACGGCCCCATGAGGGAACGGCCTGGCAGTTCTTCATGCCCTCGGGGCCGCTGGCGATCCTGCCGCTGCCGGGCAATCGCAGCTCCATCGTCTGGTCCGAGCAGGACGCGCCCGCGCGCGCCATCGCCGCGCTGCCGGACGGGGCGTTCCTGGATGTGCTGCGTCCGCGGTTTGGCGATTTCCTGGGCGCCATCGCGCTGGCGGGGCCGCGGTTTTCCTATCCCCTCAGCCTCAGCCTTGCCGACAGCTATGTGGCCCCGCGTGTCGCGCTGGTGGGCGACGCGGCGCATGGGGTGCATCCGGTGGCGGGGCAGGGGCTCAATCTCGGCCTGCGCGACGTGGCGGCCCTGGCCGAGGTGATCGTCGATGCCGCCCGCCGGGGCGAGGATATCGGCGCCCCTGACGTGCTGGCCCGCTATCAGCGCTGGCGGCGCCCCGACGGCACGGCCTTGGGGCTGGGCATGGACGGAGTGAACCGGCTGTTTTCAAACCGCCTGCCGCTGCTGGGCGCGGCGCGCGGGCTGGGGATGGGGGCCGCGCGCGCCGTCGGGCCGCTGCGCCGGGCGCTGATGCGGCATGCGGCGGGACTGTCGATCGACCCGATGCCGCGGCTGCTGGCCGGCCAGCCGCTCTAGCCCTTCTTGCGCGATCGGCGCGCGGGCCGAACCCTCACGACAGGGTGCGCATGCGCCCGCCGCCGCGTCCCGGATTCGTGACGTGCAACCCTTTGCAAAGCCGGTATGATCGCGCCATGAACCTTCGCACCCTCGCGCTTGCGCCCGCCCTTGTCCTTGCCCTCGCCCTTCCGGCGGCGGCCGAAAAGATTCCGCTGAACGAGATCAGCCGCTATCTGAACAGTTTCAGGAGCGCGGTGGGCGATTTCACCCAGGTGAACCCGGACGGCTCGTCAACGCCGGGCCGCGTCTATATCCAGCGCCCCGGACGGGTGCGGTTCGAATATCGCGGCAACAACACGCTGGTTCTGGCCTCGGGCGGGCAGGTGGCGGTGTTCGACAAGAAATCCAACACCGGCGCGCAGCAGTATCCGCTGTCCAAGACACCGCTGTCGATCATCCTGGCGGACCGCGTGGACCTTGGCCGTTCCGGCATGGTCACGGGCTATGGCGAGAAGAAGAACGCCACCATCGTCAAGGCGCAGGACCCCGCCCATCCCGAATACGGCAACATCCAGCTGGTGTTCACGGCCAATCCGACGGAACTGCGCCAATGGGTCGTGACCGATGACAAGGGCAAGCGGACGACGGTTATCCTGGGCGCCATGCAGAAGGGCGTGTCCATCCCGCCCTCGACATTCTCGATCACCAACGAGGCAGAACGCCGCAAGTGACGGCGAGGGGCGCGCCGCTCAGGCGCGCCCGCATGCGATCAGCTGTATCTGATACATCTCGGCCCGCTGCTGGACCTTTCCGGCAACACCCATCAGCCAAGGCTTGGCCAAATGGCTGCCGCTGGCAAATCCCGTCCGCCCTTCGTGATAGGCCAGGTATTGCGAGGCCGCGTCGCCCTTGGGAATGCCAAGGCGCCTTGCCGTCCCGTCCATGTACCAGCCCATGAAATCGGTGGCGTCGCGGATATCGTCGCGCCGCGCCCGGCGCTTGCCCGTCTGGGCGAGGTATTCCTCCCACGTGCCGTCCAGCGCCTGCGAATAGCCGAAGGCCGAGCTTTGCCGCCCGATGGGGATGATTCCCAGCGCGTATTGATGGGGGGTGCGGGCATCGCCGATGAATTTCGATTCCTGGTGGATCGCGGCCATCTGCACCGCCACCGGCACGCCCCAGCGCGCCTGCGCCGCGCGCATCGCCTGCAGAAAGGCCGGCCGCTCGGACGTGATCGCGCAGGCATTGTCCAGATCGCGCGGCGGCTTGAAGCTGCCGCCCCCGCCCCCGCAGGAAGCGACCAGCATGACAATCGCCAGCTTGAGATAGTTGTTCATCCGCCTGCCCGCCCGGTCCGGTTCTGGTGTTTTGCGGCAAGTTTAGGAAATCGGGCAGGGAAGGAAAAGCCGCACCGGACGGTCGGCCGGTCCTCTCCGTCGCTGCCCGGCCTTGCCGGGGCCGGGGCTGCGTCCCATGTCCCTTGTGCGCTCGCAAGGCATCGTTAATCTGGCCGGCGACAAAAGGTATTCATCTTTTCGGGGGAACCGGACAATGGCAGACAATGACATCGTGATCCTGTCTGGCGCGCGTACGGCCATCGGCGGCTTTGCCGGCAGCCTTGCCAGCGTCACGCCGATCCAGCTGGCCGCGACCGTGACCAGGGCGGCTGTCGAGCGGGCAGGGATCTCTGCGGACAATATCGGCACCGTGGTGTTCGGCCATGTCATCAACACCGAACCGCGCGATCAGTATCTGTCGCGCGTCGCCATGCTCGAGGCGGGCCTGCCCGACACCACGCCGGCGATGAATGTCAACCGGCTGTGCGGATCGGGTGTGCAGGCGATCGTGTCGGCGGCGCAGTCGCTGATGCTGGGGGATGCCGATTTCGCCGTGGCCGGCGGGGCCGAGGCGATGAGCCGCGGGGCCTATATCGTTCCCTCGCTGCGTTCGGGCGCGCGGATGGGCGACCAGCAGATCCTTGACATGATGACCGGCGCGCTGACCTGCCCGATGGGCACCGGCCACATGGGCGTGACGGCCGAGAATGTCGCCCAGGAACATGACGTCAGCCGCGCCGACATGGATGCCTTTGCCCTGGAAAGCCAGCGGCGCGCGGCCAATGCCATCGAACAGGGCTATTTCAAGGACCAGATCGTCCCGGTCGAGGTCAAGACGCGCAAGGGCATCGTCACCTTCGACACCGACGAACATCCCAAGTCCACCTCGGCCGAGGCGCTGGCCGGGCTGAAGCCCGCCTTCAAGAAGGACGGCAAGGTCACGGCGGGCAATGCCTCGGGGATCAATGACGGCGCCGCCGCGCTGGTGCTGGCGCGCGAAGGCGCGGCCCGCGCCGCGGGGCTGACGCCCCGGTTCCGCATCCTCGGCTATGCCCATGCGGGCGTGCGCCCCGAAGTCATGGGCATCGGCCCGGTTCCCGCCGTGCGCAAGCTGCTGGAACGGACCGGCCTGACGGTGGACGATTTCGACGTGATCGAATCGAACGAGGCCTTTGCCGCACAGGCCCTCGCCGTCAGCAAGGAGCTGAACTTCGATCCCGCCAAGGTGAACCCCAATGGCGGGGCAATCGCGCTGGGCCACCCCGTCGGCGCGACCGGCGCGATCATCACCGTCAAGGCGATATACGAGCTGGACCGGATCGGGGGCAAGAAGGCGCTGATCACCATGTGCATCGGCGGCGGGCAGGGCATCGCGCTGGCGATCGAGCGCATCTGAACCCCTTGCGGCGGCGGCGCGGGCCGTGGTCCGCGCCGCTGCTGTCTTGCGCGGGGGCGCCTCAGCGCCTCAGGGGGGTAAGGCACGGCCCCTCCAGCCGCGCAGTCTCGAACGGGCGTGAGCCCAGATCGCCCGGCCCCGGCGTCATGAGGCGGCGATCTTGCGCGCAGGGTGGCGCGCTGCCGACTGCGCCGACCCACAGGGCCGGTCCGGCCTCGGTGCGCAGCGGATAGATCAGGTCATAATGGCTGGGCACGGGGCCGCGCGGGCCGGGCACCGCACGCACCCGCAGCGCCAGCCCCTTGGCGCGCCAGGTCAGCGCGGCCAGCATGGCCCGGTCGCTGGCCACGATCAGCGGCGCGCCATGGGCGGCGGCGATCACCGCATCCGCGGCCGCCCTGTTGCCGACATAGCGCGCCAGCACCGGCCGCCCGTTTCGTTCCCAGTCCTGCGCCCAGGTTCCGATCACCGGCAGGCCCAGCGCCAGTGCCCCGTTCACCGCCACGGCGGCCACCGCCAGCCGGGGCCGGGGTGACAGCCAGGCGGCCATCAGGATCGCGCCGGGCACATAGGCCCCCGCGGCCCAGTTGGCGTTCGCCTCGGACTGCACGGCTTGCAGCACCACGATGACCAGCGGCGCCGCCGCGATCGCCGCCAGCCCCCGCAGGCCGGGCGGCCAGCGCCGCATCAGCCCCGCCAGCAGGGCCATGAAGGTCAGCGGCCCCGCGACGGCGAACTGTTCGACGAAAAAGCGCGCCGCGTGGCCAAGATGCAGCGCACCCTGCCAGTCGGCGTTCTGCGCGGTATGCCGCAGGGTGGCAAAGTCATGGCTGGCGTTCCACAGGATGTTCGGCGCGAAAAGGACCAGCGCCGTCCCCGCCGCGACCAGCATCTCGGCCGGCGGGCGCCGCCAGTGCCGGTCGATCCAGCCTGCCAGCGCCAGGCCCGGCAGCGGGAACAGCATGGCGTATTTCGACCACAGGCCCGCAGACAGCGCGGCCCCCGCCAGCGCCGCGCCCCCCAGGCCGGGCGCCCGGGCCCAGGCCAGCAGGAACAGCGCGAGCGCCAGCATCTGCGGGCTGTCGGTCGAAATCAGGATGCTGCCGGCCGATACCAGCGGCAGGGTCGCATAGATCACCCCCGCAAGCGCCCCGGTTGCCGGACCGGCCAGCCGCCGTGCCAGGGCCATCACCGCAAGCGCCGCCGCGCCGTGGACCAGCGGCCAAGGCAGGCGGGCCACCCAGGCCGCGTCGGAGCCGGCCGCCTCGTTCGCGGCGCGGATCAGCCAGCCGACCATCGGCGGCTTGGACCATGCGCCCGCCGCCAGCTCCTGCCCCCACAGCCAGTACTGGGCCTCATCGACATACAGCTCGAGATCGGACCAGCGCAGCCAGGCCAGGCGCCAGGCCGTCAGCCCTGCGATGATGCCGATGGCAAGCCACTCGGGCCTAGGCCGCGGGCGACTTCGCCGCATGGATCAGCCACAGGTTGCGCAGATAGATCACCGTGCCCAAGGCCTGTCCGAAGATGAAGACGGGATCGCGCCGGTGGATCGCATAAGCCAGCAGCGTCAGCCCGCCCAGCAGCGAGAAATACCAGAAGGCCACCGGCACGACAGATTGGCGTGCGCGTTCGGATGCGATCCACTGGATCAGGAAGCGCATCATGAACATGGCCTGCGCGAAAAAGCCGAAGATCACCCAGAGCAGTTCCGCTCGCGTCGTGACCTTGAAGAAATGCATCATCGCAAGGGTCATGTCCGGTCCTCTGGGGTGCGTTCTATGGCGCGGACGGTCTTGCGCCGGCGCAGCAGCCAGGCCACCCCGGCCAGGTCGCTGACCCCGACCACGCCGCGCTGCCAGTTGCTGTAGTTCGATCGGCCCTTCCCGCGCGCGCGATGGGCGACATCGACATGCGCAACGCGCCAGCCATCGCGGGCGAACAGGGCGGGCAGATAGCGGTGCTGGTGGTTGAAGAAGGGCAGCGACAGATAGGCATCGCGGCGAAAGGCCTTCAGCCCGCAACCGGTGTCGCGCGTGTCGTCCTTCAGAACCCTTGCGCGCAGCCGGTTCGCCGCCGTGGATGCCAGCCTTTTCGAGGCGGTGTCCTGCCGGCCCACGCGCTGGCCGGCCACCAGCCCCAGATCATCGGGGCCATCCAGCAGCGGCGCCACCAGGCGGGGCAGTTCCTCGGGCGGGTTCTGGCCGTCGCCGTCCAGCGTCACGATGATGGGCGCGCGCGCGGCAATGGCGCCGTTATGCACCCCCGCCGACTGCCCGCCCGACCGGGGATGCGACAGCAGCCGCAGCCAGGGGCGCTGCCGCGCCAGTTCCAGCACCTGCGCGGCCGTGTCATCGGTCGAGCCGTCGTCGACGACGATTACCTCGAAGGGGGCAAAGGGGGCGAGGGCGGCCTCGATTCCGCCGATCAGGGGGGCGATGTTCCCCGCCTCGTTCCGGCAGGGAATGACCACGGACAGGCGCGGGCCGGGGGAAAGGGGTTGATCCATGATCCGTTGCCTGGTGCTTGCCACTGACAGCCTGCCCGCGATTTCGGCGGGACGAAATAAAACGGGCGCCCCAAGGGGCGACCCGCGAGATCAAAGGAGAAGG encodes the following:
- a CDS encoding glycosyltransferase family 2 protein, translated to MDQPLSPGPRLSVVIPCRNEAGNIAPLIGGIEAALAPFAPFEVIVVDDGSTDDTAAQVLELARQRPWLRLLSHPRSGGQSAGVHNGAIAARAPIIVTLDGDGQNPPEELPRLVAPLLDGPDDLGLVAGQRVGRQDTASKRLASTAANRLRARVLKDDTRDTGCGLKAFRRDAYLSLPFFNHQHRYLPALFARDGWRVAHVDVAHRARGKGRSNYSNWQRGVVGVSDLAGVAWLLRRRKTVRAIERTPEDRT